A genomic segment from Juglans regia cultivar Chandler chromosome 14, Walnut 2.0, whole genome shotgun sequence encodes:
- the LOC108990298 gene encoding alpha carbonic anhydrase 7-like, which produces MKLETQFLFCIFFINVLVLHSSRPATSQEVDDEREFDYSEKSGKGPSQWGEIHPDWSLCKDGSMQSPIDLLNERVEIVSRLGRLNRNYRPSNATLKNRGHDMKLEWVGGAGYIEINGTQYVLRQSHWHSPSEHTINGRRFDLEVHMVHESSDGKVAVVGIMYTIGRPDSFLSSMRQHLSTVAGNREEVTEVGIVDPKNIKIGSRKYYRYIGSLTIPPCTQNVVWTIVRKVRTITREQVRLLRVAVHDESETNARPLQPINRRSVHLYRPSEVED; this is translated from the exons ATGAAGCTTGAAACCCAATTcttgttttgcattttcttcATTAATGTTCTTGTTTTGCATTCATCCCGGCCTGCAACATCTCAAGAAGTTG ATGATGAACGAGAATTTGACTACAGTGAGAAAAGTGGAAAGGGGCCGTCTCAATGGGGAGAGATTCACCCTGATTGGAGCCTGTGCAAAGATGGATCAATGCAATCTCCGATTGATTTGCTGAATGAAAGGGTGGAAATAGTTTCCCGTTTAGGGAGACTTAATCGGAATTACCGTCCCTCTAATGCCACTCTCAAAAATCGAGGCCATGACATGAAG CTGGAATGGGTAGGCGGCGCAGGATATATTGAAATAAATGGTACCCAATATGTACTCCGGCAAAGCCATTGGCACTCTCCCTCTGAACACACTATCAATGGCCGGAGGTTTGATCTAGAGGTGCACATGGTCCATGAGAGTTCCGATGGAAAAGTTGCCGTGGTCGGAATTATGTACACGATTGGACGCCCTGATTCTTTCTTGTCATCg ATGAGGCAGCACTTGTCAACTGTTGCCGGTAACAGAGAAGAAGTGACAGAGGTGGGAATCGTCGACCCAAAGAACATAAAGATAGGCAGTAGAAAGTATTACAGATACATTGGATCCCTTACAATTCCCCCTTGTACTCAAAATGTTGTATGGACCATCGTGAGAAAG GTGAGGACTATTACACGAGAACAAGTTAGGTTGCTCCGCGTGGCCGTTCATGAT GAGTCAGAAACAAATGCAAGACCACTACAACCAATAAATAGGCGGTCAGTGCATCTATATAGACCAAGTGAAGTGGAAGATTAA